Part of the Aquabacterium sp. NJ1 genome, TACGGTGGCGCCGGGCGCGATGTCATGGACGGCGGCCCCGGCGCTGACACCTACCTGTTTGGCCGTGGTGACGGCCAGGACACGGTGATGGCCGGCTGGGGCGACCTCCCGGGCGTCATCGACACCGTGCGCCTGGGTAGTGACATCAGCCTGGCCGATGTCGACCTGAGCACGCAAAACGGCGACCTGCTGATCACCTTGTTCGGCAGCAGCGACAGCGTGACCCTGTCAGGGTACTTCAACACGCCTTTCGACCGCACCCCGCTCATCACCTTTGCCGACGGCCTCAGCCTCGATGCGGCGAGCGCCGGCAATCTGGCCGATGGCACGGGCGTGTACCAGGTCGGTACCTCGCAAGCAGACGCGCTGGTGGGCAGCCATGGCGATGACCAGTTCAACGGCATGGACGGCGACGACAGGCTGTACGCAGGCGCCGGGCGCGACCTGCTGGACGGTGGCCTGGGCGCCGACACCATGGCCGGTGGTGCGGACGATGACACCTACATCGTCGACAACACGGGCGACGTGGTCGTCGAAAAGCTCGAAGCCGACAGCGCCATCAGCTACGACACCATCCTGTCCTCGGTGAGCTACACCGCCCCCGACAACGTCGAAGCCCTGGTGCTCACCGGCACGGCCGACATCAACGCCACCTCCAACAACGCCGGTTGCGACCTCACGGGCAACAGCGGCAACAACTACCTCAAGGGCGGCGACGGCCTGGACTTCATCTATGGTGACGACGGCGCCGACACGCTCGAAGGCGGCGCGGGCGACGACTACTACTACCTCACCGACAACAGCGACACCGTGATCGAGCAGGCCGGTGGTGGCCTGGACCAGATCTGGGCCTATGGCGACGGCATCAAGATGGCGGCCAACGTCGAGCGCCTGTACATGCAGAGCTACCTGGCTCGCACGGCCTATGGCAACGATGGCAACAACCTGATGGCCGGCAACAACCGCGCCAACACCCTGTATGGCAATGGCGGCAACGACAAGCTCTTTGGCTACAGCGGCAACGACACGATCTACGGCGGTCTGGGCAACGACAGCCTGTACGGTTCGGTCGGCAACGACACCTACCACTTCTCGCGTGGTGACGGCGCCGACACCATCTACGACGTGGACGCCACCGCCGGCAACCAGGACCAGCTGATGTTCGATGGCGCGGTCAACGCCGATCAGGTCTGGCTGGCCAAGTCCGGCAACGACCTGGTGGTGAGCCTCATCGGCACCACCGACAAGGTCACCATCAACAGCTGGTACCTGGGGGGGATCTACCAGGTCGAGTCCATCGTGGCCGGCGGCAATGGCAAGACGCTGTCGGCGGCCAATGTGCAGAACCTGGTCAATGCCATGGCCAGCTTCACGCCACCGGCCGCCGGGCAGACCACCTTGCCTGCCAACTACCAGACGGCGCTTGGCGGCGTGATTGCTGCCAACTGGACCTGAGGCGCTGCCTGCTCAAGAGCGCAGCCGGCTGTGCGCCGGCACGCTCGCCAGAAGGAACTCCATCTGGTCGGCCACGATGCGCCGCCCGCGCAGGATCATGTCCTCGTGCAGGCTGGGCACATAGGGCAGGTAGTACATCGACCAGCCCAGCTCATTGAGCGTGCGGTTGCCCTTGCGGCCGTTGCAGCCGCGGCAGGCCGTGATGCAGTTCATCCAGGTGTCGAGCCCGCCACGCGAGGTCGGCATGATGTGCTCACGCGTGAGGTCATCGAGGTGAAAGCGCCCGCCGCAGTAGGCGCAGACCTGGCGGTCCCGGGCAAACAGCTTGGGGTTGGACAGCGCCGGTTGCTGGCGCCAGGCCCGGCTGGGCATTGCGCCATGCACGGCCACGATCGGGTGCAGCTCCAGCCGGGACTGCAGCCCCGTTCGCCGCTGAACCCCCCCGCGCAGCACGATAAAGGGGTCCCCCAGCGTCCACGCGACACCGTTGCTGGCATACAGAACCGCCGCTTCCTTGGCCGACAGCCAAGCCTGCGGACGGCCTGACACGTCAAGTTGCAGCACGTCCATACAGCCCTCACAAGGCGATGATGAGCACAGGATAGTGCGGCTTGCATGACTTTTTCAACCATTTGAGTGCAGGGTGCCCGGTTTCTCGCGGTCGCATCGCAACACTCAGGGTGACTACCTAGGCCGAAGGGCGGGGGAAAGGCAGGTCCTGATGCACCAAGCCGCACGATGCAAGAAATGCCACAAAAAAAAGTTTGGGAAAGCTCACACAGCTGTCATCTTTTTTTGCAAAATAGCACGACCGTTCGTTTTATTCCGAGGAATGCCCTTGTCCGATTTGCTGCCCCAAGACGCCAAGCCCGCCCATGAGGTGGTGCGTGAGCGTGGGCGCGGCGCACACAAGGGCCAGCAGACCCGGGCGGCCATCCTGGAGGCCGCGCTGAACCTGGCCTCCCAGATGGGCATCGAGGGTCTGTCCATCGGTGCCCTGGCCGAAGTCACCGGCATGAGCAAGTCCGGCGTGTTCGCCCACTTCGGCTCGCGTGAGGAACTGCAGATTTCCGTCATCCGGGAGTACCACGAGCGCTTTGAAGAAGAAGTCTTCATGCCGGCCATCCGCCAGCCTCGTGGCCTGCCGCGTCTGCGTGCATTGTTTGACAACTGGGTGGCCAAGGTCGCCACTGAAATCGATTCCGGTTGCATTTACATCAGCGGTGCGGTTGAATTCGACGACCGTCCGGGCCCGGTGCGCGACGCGCTGGCCGGCATGGTCGTGACCTGGCACGGGTCACTGGTGCGCGCCATCAAGATGGCCATCGACATGGGCCACCTGCGCGCCGACACCGACCCGATGCAAATGCAGTTCGAGATCCATGGCCTGATCCTTTCGCTTCATCATGACGCGCGCTTCTTGCGTTCGCCTGATGCAATCGATCGGGCCCGCACGGCGTTCGAGCGTCTCATCCAGTACTACACCCTGGGTGCGCCGACGTCGTCTGGAGCAGCCGGGCCTTCGGGCTCGTCTACTGTCGGGGGCGCGGCCACACAGGCTGCGCCGCTGACTTCTGTTTGATCCCCCCTGTCGCCTGGCCACGTAGATCAGGTTTTTCATTGTTTAACGTGTATTTCTGACCGAGGAGCTTCACGATGCCTTCCTACAATCCCCCGCTGCGCGACATGCAATTCGTGATGCATGAACTGCTGGGCGCTGTTGATGAACTCAAGCAGATCCCTGCTTACGCAGACCTGGACGAAGACACCGTCAATGCCGTGCTCGAAGAAGGCGGCAAGTTCGCCTCCAAGGTGCTGGCCCCCCTGAACCTGGTTGGCGACACCCAAGGTTGCGTCCTGAACAAGGAAACCCACGAAGTCAAGACACCTGACGGTTTCAAGGAAGCCTACAAGCAGTACACCGAAAACGGCTGGTCGGCTCTGTCGGCTGATCCGGAGTGGGGCGGTCAGGGTATGCCTCAGCTGGTCAACCAGGCCATCTATGAAATGAACAACTCGGCCAACCAGGCCTGGACGATGTACCCTGGCCTGAGCCACGGTGCCCATGCCGCCCTGGAAGCCCACGGTACCGACGCTCAAAAGAAGCTGTACCTGCCCAAGCTGACCTCCGGCGAGTGGACCGGCACGATGTGCCTGACCGAACCCCATTGCGGTACCGACCTGGGCCTGCTGCGCACCAAGGCCGAGCCCGTGGGCGACGGCACCTACAAGATCACCGGCGCCAAGATCTTCATCTCGGCCGGTGAACATGACATGGCCGAGAACATCGTCCATCTGGTGCTGGCTCGCCTGCCGGATGCTCCCGCTGGTTCCAAGGGCATCTCCCTGTTCGTGGTGCCCAAGTTCAACGTGAACGCCGACGGTTCGCTGGGTTCGCGCAACGGCATCTTCTGCGCTGGCCTGGAGCACAAGATGGGCATCCATGGCAACGCCACCGCCCAGATCGTTCTGGAAGAAGCCATCGGCACCCTGGTGGGCCAACCTCACCGTGGTCTGCCAGCCATGTTCGTGATGATGAACGGTGCCCGTCTGGGCGTGGGCAACCAGTCCCTGGGCCTGACCCAAGTCGCTTACGAAAACGCCGTGAACTACGCCAAGGACCGCGTGCAGATGCGTGCCCTGTCGGGCCCCAAGCGCCCCGACCTGGCTGCCGACCCCATCATCGTGCACCCCGATGTGCGCAAGATGCTGCTGACCGCCCGCGCCTGGGCTGAAGGTGCTCGCGCTCTGGTTTACTTCACCGCCATCGAGCTGGACAAGGCCCACAACCACCCTGATGAAGCCGTCCGCAAGGAATCCGACGACACCGTCGCCCTGCTGACCCCGATCGTCAAGGCCTTCATCACCGACAACGCCTGGGCTGCCACGACGCATTGCCAGCAGGTCTACGGTGGCCACGGCTTCATCCACGAGTGGGGCATGGAGCAGTTCGTGCGCGACGCCCGCATCAACATGATCTACGAAGGCACGAACACCGTGCAATCGCTGGACCTGCTGGGCCGCAAGGTGCTGGGCGATGCTGGCGCCAAGCTGACCAAGTTCGGCAAGCTCGTGGGCAAGTTCGTCAAGGAAAACGCCGACAACGAAGCCATGCAAGAGTTCACCAAGCCCCTGGCTGACCTGGGCCAGAAGGTGCAAGCCTTCACCATGGAAATCGGCATGAAGGGCATGCAGAACCCTGACGAAGTCGGCGCCGCTGCAGTGGATTACCTGCGCGTGGTCGGCCACCTGGTCTACTCGTACTTCTTTGCCCGCATGGCCAAGATCGCCCTGGAGAAGCAATCCTCCGGCGACAAGTTCTACATCGCCAAGCTGGCCACCGCCCGCTTCTACTTCGCCAAGCTGCTGCCTGAAGTCGAGACCCTGATGATCACGGCCAAGGCCGGTCTGAAGCCCCTGGTGGAAATGGACGAAGCCCTGTTCTAATCAACAGGCCGTTCAAAGGGAGGTGGGTCCACTGCCTCCCTTTTCCATCTCCATTTCCCAAGTTCTGCTAGGAGAGAACATGAGTCAATTCAATGTGCGCAAGGTTGCCGTGCTCGGCGCCGGCGTCATGGGCGCCCAGATCGCGGCCCACCTGGTCAACTGCAAGGTGCCGGTCGTTCTGTTCGACCTGCCCGCCAAGGAAGGCCCCAAGAACGGCATCGTGACCAAGGCTGTCGAAGGCCTGAAGAAGCTGAAGCCTTCGCCCCTGGGCGTGGCCGAAGACGCCGTGCTGATCCAGCAAGCCAACTACGAAGAGCACCTCGAAGAGCTGCGTGGTTGCGACCTGATCATCGAAGCCATCGCCGAGCGTCTGGACTGGAAGGAAGATCTGTACAAGAAGATCGCGCCCTTCGTGAACGACAAGGCCATCCTGGCCACCAACACCTCCGGTCTGTCCATCACGGCCATGGCCAATGTGTTGCCCGAGCAGCTGCGTTCGCGCTTCCTGGGTATCCACTTCTTCAACCCCCCCCGCTACATGTTCCTGCTGGAACTGATCCCCACCGAGTTCACCGCGCCTGACGTGGTCGACAAGCTGGAGACCTTCTCGGCCTCCGTGGTGGGCAAGGGCGTGGTTCGTGCATACGACACCCCCAACTTCATCGCCAACCGCGTGGGCGTGGCCGGCATGATGCTGACCTTCCGCGAAGTCGAGCGTTCGGGCCTGGGTTACGACGTCGTCGACGACCTGACCGGCAAGAAGATGGGCCGTGCTTCGTCGGCCACCTTCCGTACCGCCGACGTGGTGGGTCTGGACACGATGGCACATGTCATCAAGACCCTGCAGAACGGCGCCAAGGATGACCCGTTCAACAGCTGCTTCGCCAACCCCGTGGCGCTGGACAAGCTGCTGGCCCTGGGCAACTTCGGCCAGAAGACCAAGGCTGGTTTCTTCAAGAAGGAAGGCAAGACCATCCTTCAGTTCAACGCTGAAACCGGTGAATACGTGCCTGCTGGCGCCAAGGCCGACAAGGAAGTCACCGACATCCTCAAGAAGCCTGCTGCCGAGCGCGTGAAGGCCCTGCGTGAGTCCGCTCACCCGCAAGCCCAGTTCATCTGGGCCCTGCTGCGCAACGCCTTCCACTACGCTGCCGTGACGCTGGAATCGATCGCCGAATCCGCTCGCGAAGTGGACTTCGCCATGCGCTGGGGCTTCGGCATGAAGCAAGGCCCGTTCGAAATCTGGCAAGAAGCCGGCTGGAAGCAAGTGGCTGAATGGGTGAAGGCCGACATCGATTCGGGCAAGGCCCTGTCGAAGGCCCCGCTGCCCGCCTGGGTGTTCGACGGCCGCGACGGTGTGCACACCGCCGAAGGTTCGTGGTCGCCCAAGACCGGCAAGTACGTGCCCATCCGCGATCTGCCCGTCTACAAGCGTCAGGCCTTCCGTGAAAACGTGCTGGGCTCGCAAGCCCCGAACGCGGCCACCGCTGGCAAGACCCTGTTTGAAGACGCCGCCATCCGCCTGTGGACCTTGGACGACGAAGTGGTCATCGCTTCGATCAAGTCCAAGATGCACACCATCAGCGCCGAAGTGACCGCTGGCCTGGCCAAGGGTCTGGAAATCGCTGAAGCCGGCTACAAGGGCATGGTCATCTGGACGCAAGACGGCCCCTTCTCTGCTGGTGCCGACCTGCAATCCATGATGCCCGCCTTCATGAGCGGTGGTGGCAAGGCCATCGCCCCGTTCGAGAAGCAACTGCAGGACTTCATGCTGTCGCTGCGCTACTCCAACGTGCCGACCGTGGCTGCGATGCACGGCCTGGCCCTGGGTGGTGGTTGCGAACTGGCTGTGCACGCTGCCAAGCGTGTGGCCGCCATGGAAACCTATGTGGGTCTGGTCGAAGTCGGCGTGGGTCTGATCCCTGGCGGCGGCGGTCTGGCTTACCTGGCTCGCCGTGCTGCTGAGCAAGTCGAAGCGTCCAAGGGCGTGTCCGGCATGGTCGGCGCCGAGCTGATGGGCTTCGTCAAGGAAGGTTTCCAGGCTGCGGCCATGGCCAAGGTGGCAACCTCTGCCATCGAAGCCCGCAAGTTCGGCTACCTGCTGGACAGCGACGTGATCGTGCCCAACAAGGACGAAGTCCTGTACGTGGCCATCGCCCAAGCCAAGGCCATGTTCGAGTCCGGCTACCGCGCACCTGCCAAGAAGCAATTCGCTGTGGCCGGCCGCAACGTGAAGGCCACGCTGCAGTCGTCGCTGATCAACATGCGTGATGGCGGCTTCATCTCTGCCCACGACTACTACATCAGCTCCTGCATCGCCGATGTGCTGACCGGCGGCGACGTCGATGGCGGCACCCTGGTGAGCGAGGAATACCTGCACGCCCTGGAGCGCAAGCACTTCTGCACGCTGTTGGACAACCCCAAGACGCAAGAACGCATCATGGGCATGCTGTCGACCGGCAAGCCTGTCCGCAACTGATCGATCGGAGACAAATCTATGTCTAAGCAACTCCGCGACGTTTACGTCGTTGCCGCCACCCGCACCCCGATCGGCAAGTCTGGCCGCGGCGTGTTCAAGAACACCCGCCCTGACGATCTGCTGGTCGCCACCATCAAGAGCGCCCTCAAGCAAGTTCCCACGCTGGACCCTGCTGCCATCGAAGACGCCATCGTGGGCTGCGCGATGCCTGAAGGCGAACAAGGCATGAACGTGGCCAAGATCGCCACGCTGCTGTCTGGCCTGCCCAAGACCGTGGCCGGTGCCACCGTGAACCGCTTCTGCGCGGCCGGTATCACCGCCGTGTCGATCGCTGCTGACCGCATTCGTGTGGGCGAAGCCGAAGTCATGATCGCCGGTGGCGTGGAATCGATGTCCATGGTGCCCATGGGCGGTTCCAAGCCTTCGTTCAACCCCAAGGTCGTGGACCTGGACGAGAACGTCGGTATCGCCTACGGCATGGGCATGACCGCCGAGAAGGTGGCCGAGCAGTGGAAGGTGACCCGCGAAGAGCAGGACGCTTTCGCTGTGGAATCGCACCGTCGTGCCATCGCCGCTCAACAAGCTGGCTGGTTCGATGCCGAGACCACCCCGATCGAAGTCGAAGTGCGTACACCTAACCTGGAAACAGGCGAAGTGACGATCACCAAGAAGGTCATCAACCGTGACGAAGGCGCCCGTCCTGACACCTCGATGGAGGGCCTGGCCAAGCTGCGTGCCGTGTTCGCTGCCAAGGGTTCGGTCACGGCCGGTAACTCGTCGCAGACGTCTGACGGCGCTGGCTGCCTGATCCTGGCTTCGAAGGAAGCTTGCGAGAAGTACGGCCTGAAGCCTCTGGCCAAGTTCGTGGCTTTCGCCGTGAAGGGCGTGCCTCCAGAAATCATGGGTATCGGCCCGATCGAAGCCATCCCCAAGGCTCTGGAATACGCAGGCCTGAAGGCTTCGGACATGGACTGGGTTGAGCTGAACGAAGCGTTCGCTGCTCAGTCGCTGGCTGTGCTGAAGGATCTGGACAGCAAGGGCCACGTGCTGGACCGCGCCAAGGTGAACCCGATGGGCGGCGCGATCGCCCTGGGTCACCCGCTGGGTGCAACCGGTGCCATCCGCGCTGCGACCGTGGTGCACGGTCTGCGTCGCACGGGCGGCAAGTACGGCATGGTGACGATGTGTATCGGTACCGGCCAAGGTGCTGCTGGCATTTTCGAGCGCGT contains:
- a CDS encoding TetR/AcrR family transcriptional regulator — protein: MPLSDLLPQDAKPAHEVVRERGRGAHKGQQTRAAILEAALNLASQMGIEGLSIGALAEVTGMSKSGVFAHFGSREELQISVIREYHERFEEEVFMPAIRQPRGLPRLRALFDNWVAKVATEIDSGCIYISGAVEFDDRPGPVRDALAGMVVTWHGSLVRAIKMAIDMGHLRADTDPMQMQFEIHGLILSLHHDARFLRSPDAIDRARTAFERLIQYYTLGAPTSSGAAGPSGSSTVGGAATQAAPLTSV
- a CDS encoding acetyl-CoA C-acyltransferase, producing MSKQLRDVYVVAATRTPIGKSGRGVFKNTRPDDLLVATIKSALKQVPTLDPAAIEDAIVGCAMPEGEQGMNVAKIATLLSGLPKTVAGATVNRFCAAGITAVSIAADRIRVGEAEVMIAGGVESMSMVPMGGSKPSFNPKVVDLDENVGIAYGMGMTAEKVAEQWKVTREEQDAFAVESHRRAIAAQQAGWFDAETTPIEVEVRTPNLETGEVTITKKVINRDEGARPDTSMEGLAKLRAVFAAKGSVTAGNSSQTSDGAGCLILASKEACEKYGLKPLAKFVAFAVKGVPPEIMGIGPIEAIPKALEYAGLKASDMDWVELNEAFAAQSLAVLKDLDSKGHVLDRAKVNPMGGAIALGHPLGATGAIRAATVVHGLRRTGGKYGMVTMCIGTGQGAAGIFERVDSL
- a CDS encoding acyl-CoA dehydrogenase C-terminal domain-containing protein, yielding MPSYNPPLRDMQFVMHELLGAVDELKQIPAYADLDEDTVNAVLEEGGKFASKVLAPLNLVGDTQGCVLNKETHEVKTPDGFKEAYKQYTENGWSALSADPEWGGQGMPQLVNQAIYEMNNSANQAWTMYPGLSHGAHAALEAHGTDAQKKLYLPKLTSGEWTGTMCLTEPHCGTDLGLLRTKAEPVGDGTYKITGAKIFISAGEHDMAENIVHLVLARLPDAPAGSKGISLFVVPKFNVNADGSLGSRNGIFCAGLEHKMGIHGNATAQIVLEEAIGTLVGQPHRGLPAMFVMMNGARLGVGNQSLGLTQVAYENAVNYAKDRVQMRALSGPKRPDLAADPIIVHPDVRKMLLTARAWAEGARALVYFTAIELDKAHNHPDEAVRKESDDTVALLTPIVKAFITDNAWAATTHCQQVYGGHGFIHEWGMEQFVRDARINMIYEGTNTVQSLDLLGRKVLGDAGAKLTKFGKLVGKFVKENADNEAMQEFTKPLADLGQKVQAFTMEIGMKGMQNPDEVGAAAVDYLRVVGHLVYSYFFARMAKIALEKQSSGDKFYIAKLATARFYFAKLLPEVETLMITAKAGLKPLVEMDEALF
- a CDS encoding HNH endonuclease; this encodes MDVLQLDVSGRPQAWLSAKEAAVLYASNGVAWTLGDPFIVLRGGVQRRTGLQSRLELHPIVAVHGAMPSRAWRQQPALSNPKLFARDRQVCAYCGGRFHLDDLTREHIMPTSRGGLDTWMNCITACRGCNGRKGNRTLNELGWSMYYLPYVPSLHEDMILRGRRIVADQMEFLLASVPAHSRLRS
- a CDS encoding 3-hydroxyacyl-CoA dehydrogenase/enoyl-CoA hydratase family protein; protein product: MSQFNVRKVAVLGAGVMGAQIAAHLVNCKVPVVLFDLPAKEGPKNGIVTKAVEGLKKLKPSPLGVAEDAVLIQQANYEEHLEELRGCDLIIEAIAERLDWKEDLYKKIAPFVNDKAILATNTSGLSITAMANVLPEQLRSRFLGIHFFNPPRYMFLLELIPTEFTAPDVVDKLETFSASVVGKGVVRAYDTPNFIANRVGVAGMMLTFREVERSGLGYDVVDDLTGKKMGRASSATFRTADVVGLDTMAHVIKTLQNGAKDDPFNSCFANPVALDKLLALGNFGQKTKAGFFKKEGKTILQFNAETGEYVPAGAKADKEVTDILKKPAAERVKALRESAHPQAQFIWALLRNAFHYAAVTLESIAESAREVDFAMRWGFGMKQGPFEIWQEAGWKQVAEWVKADIDSGKALSKAPLPAWVFDGRDGVHTAEGSWSPKTGKYVPIRDLPVYKRQAFRENVLGSQAPNAATAGKTLFEDAAIRLWTLDDEVVIASIKSKMHTISAEVTAGLAKGLEIAEAGYKGMVIWTQDGPFSAGADLQSMMPAFMSGGGKAIAPFEKQLQDFMLSLRYSNVPTVAAMHGLALGGGCELAVHAAKRVAAMETYVGLVEVGVGLIPGGGGLAYLARRAAEQVEASKGVSGMVGAELMGFVKEGFQAAAMAKVATSAIEARKFGYLLDSDVIVPNKDEVLYVAIAQAKAMFESGYRAPAKKQFAVAGRNVKATLQSSLINMRDGGFISAHDYYISSCIADVLTGGDVDGGTLVSEEYLHALERKHFCTLLDNPKTQERIMGMLSTGKPVRN